The Arachis ipaensis cultivar K30076 chromosome B05, Araip1.1, whole genome shotgun sequence nucleotide sequence ACACTCAATCTCCTCTTCAATTGTTGCATTGGTTCCTGTTCTTGCTGAGGTTGACCGGTGTATAGCTCGTCCGTCGATGAATGTCTTCAAGTTTTTCGTCAGGATGAGTTATACGTCGGCAATGAGAGAATaagggggtgggtacctgcaaaagacactccgacactcaagtcagtaagtgtttaagaggtagtataagaataattctatgaatatagaatgtaagacatgaaatgAAAGTTATCATGTGTTATGTTGtgtttataataattctatgaatatagaatgtattaTTGAGATTAGATATAGAAGGTTCTTTTTATAAGCATAAAATTGATGAATAGAATTGATGTTATGACCGTTTGGTCATTAAGATAGAAATGATGGTCATTAAGTCGATAATGAATGTGTCAGTTACAAGCAAAAGAATGAATGATAATtaacgccgagttataactcataatgcatAACAAAGACTGAGTTATAAGGTAACGGATCAGTTCCTTTGAATACCAGCACGTTGCGGgaccgccaaagttggttgcacaGCTTTCTTGAATAATAGTACGAGatgtaataaaataaatttaaagccTTTTTATATAGTGCGAGGAGAAGGCCCATGATACCTAAAAACACCACCTCACAATCCTATTTTGGACCACATACATCTCCTATATTATTTCCATATTAAATTTTTTCGGCCAAAAACAATCCTTGGTAAAAGGACGTAACAggcatcaaattaaaaataaattaaactaaaaaaatcaaTCTGAAAGCAAGTTATAGGAGCAACATGGAAGATAATGAAAACCAACAACGAAACCCCCGAGTCCTTTGCTTCCATGGATACAGGACCAGTGGTAAAATCCTCAAGAAATCAATAATGTCACGGTGGCCAGAAATTGTAACACAAAAGCTGCAACTTGTGTTCCTCGATGGCAAGTTTCCAGCACATGCAAAATCCGCAGTCGGTGGTGTTTCCGACCCTCCTTACTATGAATGGTTTCGAACCAACGAGGTTACTGTTATTATAAACTTTATAGTGAAATAGTGACGATGAATTAACTCAATGTTCTAAGACATGTTGCTAATAATAGTTGCTTATGTATTCATATACAGGATCTTTCACTGGTCAGCAACTTCGAAGAATGTGTAGCATACATTGAAGATTACATGGTAAAGAATGGCCCTTTTGATGGTTTACTTGGATTCTCTCAGGTAAGCCTCGATTAATGATTTCTTCGGAGATCTTTAGGTGCTTTAATTGTAAGAGAAAAGTTCCAGCTTTTAAACCATTCAATACTTAATTAGTACTTTTAGGATTGTTGACTTGAAGACAAAAAGTCAAAAAGATAAAGTAACAGCTAGTATTTGTTGGACATATAATCATCATTCACAGAAACTAATTATATATCTAAtattcttcttattattattaagtTCAGTATATATATGGTACTCCCCTTCTCttaaattttcctttttcttcccaTTTGATTAACCAAGCAATGATCTCAGGGCGCACTTGTAGCTTCTGCTTTGCCTGGAATGCAAGCTCAGGTAATTGTCTTCCATCCATTTTGTGATACTTAATCGATCTTGTTTCACATATAACTATCTTAGAATTGTATAAAAATATTGAGGTATACAAGTTTATTtgtagtttaaaaaaaaaagacataccTATATTAAGACAAGATGTGACTTCAAGAACAATTTTTCACCCACCAAAAATGTTAGAATTGAACAATGAATGGATAGTAGCTTGGACAGGAAGAGGTTGTGtgatgaaaaacagagaaaagtAAAGCTTAGCTTAGCTTTTACAGATCTTGTAGAATTGTATTGAATGAAGAGTGTAAAGCTTAGCTTTTACAGGAGAAAAATGTTGAgagactaaaattttttattaaaNNNNNNNNNNNNNNNNNNNNNNNNNNNNNNNNNNNNNNNNNNGGGTTTAAGATTtagattttaatataaaaatatttttattagtcaGATGttaagtaaaaataataaattttatttatcatGTAACATTATTCTTATTCATTCTAAAATACTTACTGGTTAGACTGTAATCTAAATTAAAGATGAGctatatttgatttgaattgattAACTTTAGGGAGTAGCACTTGCGAAGGTAG carries:
- the LOC107641599 gene encoding esterase AGAP003155 codes for the protein MEDNENQQRNPRVLCFHGYRTSGKILKKSIMSRWPEIVTQKLQLVFLDGKFPAHAKSAVGGVSDPPYYEWFRTNEDLSLVSNFEECVAYIEDYMVKNGPFDGLLGFSQGALVASALPGMQAQGVALAKVDKIKFLILISGAKFGGNKYEMPKLASNAFSDPIDCPSLHFIGEWDFQKPESIALLQAFRDPIVIRHPRGHTIPKLDDKSLEIMVGFIENIKKIPMVVRDRRVGPLSLL